From the genome of Papilio machaon chromosome 1, ilPapMach1.1, whole genome shotgun sequence:
TGTTCACTTGGTTTGATggaaaatttcaaacattcaGAAAATGTTAGCtgaaaacaagtttttattatttagctaTAATTTATAGTACAGTTATTTTCGTACGAAACTAGACTGCTTGAAATTTACTTTCGTAATATTTTAGGCATTTCTCTGTTACTAgcgataataataaaatatgagcTTTTCGCCCCATTTTAAAACGAAAGATTTAGAGGGCCTAACACGAACGTTTACGTAACctcatcgataaaatttgtgcagACCCCTACTCTaccgggcgtaaagtacaacaaaaaaactcatacaaattttgaaataattttgttgatgTCGTTACGAAGGCGCGTATCGCAAATATTCATGCTAAGACCTCTGATGCTTTAAAAGATTCGTCATCGATAAAGTAACATAAAGTTGTTATATTTCTAACAAACGAcattaaacatatataaagattttgtttttgttattttcaccCTTAAGTCTTTGTAATTGATTTCAAATTACGTTGTATTAATTTGTGGTGGTTTTGTTGACGTTTGTTAGCCATGTGACCGTGTACATATATGTGTTTATGATCAATATTAGTTTGTCCGTGAATTATAATCAGAGGTCAAAGACCTTAATCGAAACGACTCGGTATATAAAGCGGCCTAAATTATCTATGCTATAAAATGCTATAAATAAGTTACAGGTTTTAGGCGAATAGAACAAcagtcttaaataaatatcttcttATCAAATTTCTGTAGCTTttcatcttctatatatataaaagaaagtcgtgttagttacactatttataactcaagatcggtcgaattgatttagctgaaaattgatggggaggtagcttagaactgggagacggacataggaacttttttatcttgtgtgcatttttttatttccgcgcggacggagtcgcgggtaaaagctagttatgaaTAATAACAGACCTTAAACTGTTGGTTAATATAAGTTGTGACCTTTGATCAAACATGAAGTAGGCAgttgttagtaaaatttatgtgATGTAGAAAGTCGGAAAGACGAAACTCTCTCTGGCGTGTTGCCAAACCAGCAATGTGTTGTTACGTCCATaatgtatttacaattaaaatatttaaccagTGTGTTGACAATATCCATATGAAAAaggataataatataaataactacgtattttttttattatagttcgGTGATATTTTGGTAgagttaattgtttttttttttgcttactATCTCagaaatgaattttaattcgCGCCTGCGCTTCCCGTTGTTagatattcaaattattcttGTGCTATTTTCACTACATTTGTATGAATAAAGTTAGTCCAGATTTTTTCATGATTAGGCACAAAAACTGATTCCATTTATTGAACGATATCTTTCAACTTGAACAAAATCGTGATTCCGTTTTAGTGTCCAGTTTCTTTATGGCTGCAATTCTAGAATCGCTTTAGataaccttactaatattataaatgcgaatatttagatggaaggatggatggatgtttctccgaaatggctcaacggatcttgatgaaatttggcacagatgtagaacatagtctggaagaacacataggcaacttattacgtttgtttttcataccgcgcggacggagtcgcgggcgacatctagtttattaatatcaatcaGAATTGTAGATTTacgattatataaataactctatttatataataacaagGTATATAAAGATTGGTTTACATTAGCGCAATCTAGCGGGCGTGGGCAGcaataaacatccatcgagACGTTTTACTGCCGGCTATGAGACTGCTCACGTTTTATAAACAATCAAACATTCATTGACCGCCTCGGACATGTGAACGTGGCTTTATCtgataacatttaattgttttattgtagtagttataaatgaatgaaattttCTATCCTTTGAATATACCTGTCTGTTGGTACGGTTCAGgctatattaatatcaaaatttacgTCATAGTCAACTTGTGAAAAAGCACAACTTttatggtaatattttatttatatattgttaggGTTACgtcttaaaattacattaaaaaggtTATATCAAGGACAATGCCTAGGGACATGccattaaaaattttgagaacaaaattaaaaaatatgtaacgtGAAATTGCTTCTTCACATCAAAGTtctgaataattaaattcgtttTACGTTAATGGACGACACAGTTTGCCTTTTCGGGGCTTTCGTATCCCGGGGCGATGGGGGACGGGGGGAGTCACTTAGCAACACAGCACTAACCGTCGTGCTAACCTCAAATGGCTGGATTCCGGCCTTTcctattaatttgaaatggaAATTCTCTGAAACGTTTCTTTTCAGTATACTGTAACgttttaattgtttgattAATAAACCCAATGACATTGCGCCACCCCATCCATATCTCCCTGTATTTATCAAAGTGTTTTTCACCCGAcaattcctaataaaaaaatacttcttgTTTAATGACCGATTTGTACGCAATAAATAACATCAGTAAAGAcatttcaaatgtaataaaatattttaactagtcCTAGTGatgtttctttgtttataagtttttggttttcatttgaaacggtgtataattttttttacgaatgGCATTAATAACGACATTCATAATACAACTGCAGCGATGCTGCATTGCGATTTAGCCTTCACCTCTCAATTGCGGTTTCAAATATGTCTAGaacttttctaattttaaccTGGCAcagaatttaattacattgaaaatatatgaCTTCAGAAAAATGAACGACTATTGCGCCAGTAAAGTGGTGTGCTTTATGatgaaacataatattatattactgtGTATGTCTGTTAGACATGACTTGTATATTCCGTACTGTTGACAAAGATTTCAGTCTACTAACGTTGTACAAGACAAACGAAGTCTTGCATTTTaggatattgtaaaaaattcacTAAGACATGTATGCTGTTAGAATATCCTAAACTGCATGTATTGATCCCAGTGTCAATCGTGTTGATTGCACCCGCGCTTCGTCGACGTTCCCGCCCAGTTGGCACGATAATTGTATACATTCGCACAACATTGCCCACCGCTGCTCTAAATGTTGTGACGGTCCAGAGATTTCTGAAGATATCGTTAGCGCTTTATTTTACAACCGTTTTGTaatatgatgttatttttgttcacAGAAGAGGAATGCTACCATTGCATGGCGAGCCTGGTGGCGTCCAAGGAGAAGATGTTCATCACACAGACCAAACTGCACAACGAGGTCACCTGGAAGACGGTCATGCAGATCGCCAAGAAACATGCCGTAAGATTTGTTTGTGATTACATTACAACGTGCAACCTTGTTGGAAGCCGGGAGACGATGAATTGCTAACATAGCATTAATGATAAGGGCCAAAGCATTGTACTCATACTTTGACCGGATAAGTAGTTAAGTTAATATGAGCCGACTTACTTTGGCGGTATTTGAAAACATCAGTTTGATCAGGATTGATATCGATTAAGTaaacgtatttattaaattcaaatagatTCGTTAAGTGGGCTCCTTCAGTCTGGACTAATAGATGCTTGTATCAAACTCTGAATAAGGcagttaattttagtattctaATTATTTGACGTGACAATTCTAGAGAAGAGTTCAAAGGTGCTCCATCGATTTACTATACCGATGTCGTTCACCCGGCGAGGGATCGATACCCGCGGTCACTACCTCTGCCCTCTCGACAttcttatcaaatatttatgggTTCGATTACGTTGTGGCTCTTTGTTGTGGTATTTGTTCTGGCTTGATTACAAGTTATGGTTTATTACAAATAGATTCCTTTGTTAGATAGTCTGCAATAATTTCTGTCACAATTTTAAGTGGGTGTTCTCTCTtcctgtatttgttttttattttttttttcaacgcaGCATTTCCGATAGCAAAGCAAATCACATACAACTTTATCATAACAAACTGTGACTTTTGTCATCTGACTTTTTCAATACGCCTCCGtaagcaaattataaaaaagaaaaacgttATTGATTGATGCGTTAATCGTATTTTCCTACGTTAAGTATTAGTTAATACAGAAAAATTgtaattctaataataaaaaaaatgtctgatGTTTGCGTTGCGTGTGATTCCGTGGCGGCGGGTCCGATTGTAGGCTGCATTGTGACGCTCTGACACGCAATGGTATAAGGCTTCGTTTACATacgagtttttttatatttcctacTAACAACGCACTCGGCTTGGCTCAGCAGTGTATGTATACAAATGCAACAAAAATAGACTAAATTACTAGCTGATAGAAGAGTTTTTGTTTCGTCAAGGATTTTATCAGTACTTTATAGATTTGTCTGGACCAAATAATTGATTTCTCATTTAACGACGGAATACAATACTGACTTAATTGAATACAATCTAAATCAGTTAATagtactagtttttttttagtttttggtAAATGTGTAACGTTCTTTAGGCCAGTTCAATGTTAATAAAAGACGTTCACTGAAGGAACTACTCAAACTTTTGTACAATCACGATAATGTGTACTTGAATTTTAGATTTACCCTAATTCGTTGTAGGGCACGTATCGTTAATAACGATCGGGCCTACTAGCAGTTCTTAAGgacattattttcataattttactaccatggaataaaaatagtgaCATAAGTCGTATTGTTTAAGTTACAATCTGTTAATGTACAATGTTTACCTTAGCCTTACTACCAATCAGAGGTTACAGTATTAGTGAAATTTTAAGAGATAATTTCCTGAGAACCCGTAATTCCTGCAAAAGCACCTGAAATTGAGGAGCATGTACGCGTAGATGTATTAATGTGGAAAAAGAAAGAGTTTTACTAGGACCGCACCAAAAAGAAATCCGTTTTCTGCCTAGATTTCTGGGTTATGGGCGTtagttatgtttttgtttgttagttTTCGTAATATTAGCGTTGTCGCGAGTACCCGTAACGCGGGCGTTGCTTGCAGAAGTCAGCCGCGCAGCAGCTGTCGCGACTGTCGGGCGCCATAGGGCCAGAGCGTATCTACGCCGACTGGCAGTGGTGGATTCTCGCCGCGCTGCCCTTCCCGCACCTCGTGCGCGTCCTCGACTGCTTCTTTAATGAGGGCATTAAGGTAAGCAAGTTTACTAGACACTGTCAAGTTATTGATCAGAAATATAGGTCTAGATTGAGATTTAGATGAAAAATGAGTTTGCCGATTATTCTATTGCTACTTAATATGTCGTAatcatcgtcatcgtcaacTCAAATATGTCCCTACCAAGGAGTTCAGAGCCTACCCAAACTAAGGTGACTAGGCTTTCGTCAACCACGCTGAACCAGTGCGTGTTTGTAGCTCTAATTGAGgggttcttttttataaaacttactcTGTTTCAACGAATATTGTGTTGTAGGTGTTCTACAGGGTAGCGCTGGCTATCTTGATCCTGTTTCACAAGCACTGCGCCAACACGAGCTCGGAGTGGTACGCGGAGGCCAGCAAGAGCGGCGTCGACCACGCCATCGACAAGTTCTGCCGTAACATGCCCGCCTCACCCACCAAGCTGCTCCGCACCGCATTCAGCATACGGGCATTGAGGTTCGTGACAGTTTAATAGCCGTTTCCACCGGCGAAATACTTCtccaaaaacatgttatttctgtttttccaaagagaatgattgataaatttataaacagttCACAGTACATATCACGGGTATTCATAAAGACGGAGATGACGTTGAAGTCCAAGCAAGTGATAACTGGCTCGCGGCTGGTGCGGTCGCGCTCTTCCGACAATCTGCCCACCAGCCAGTCGCAGGTCAACATACAGATGATGTCCCATACCCTCACCATACGAGAGGTCAGTACAACAAGACTTTATATCATTAACACTAACCTTGAAGACGCATTTCCACCATGCATGAATCTGCAAAAGAACGAGGTAACTCACAGATTAATAGAATCATGCATCGTTGAAATACGTCTACACGTTCAGTTGACTACGCATCAAATAGAACTACTGATATTGACTACTCTATGTTatgatgaataaattattatatgaatcttattttacagataaaaCACAATCTTAATGAACACGTGTTTATGTCAAAAAAAGGGAATTTTTCGTTTtacatttgatattaatttgtataatgcAACATTAAACAATTCGAAAGTTGTATTGTTCATCGGTACACATTAGTCACGAAGCACACTGCATCCAAACGCAACAGAACAGACCAACTGATCAATTATAATGTGTTTAGAATTGTTTTTACTTGATTTGCAGAGAATGTCTGAGGAAACGTGCAAACAAATGGTATCGTATCGAAAGCATTAGGCGTGGCTTTGGCTtatatttgtcataaaatCATTCGATTGCGTTCCTAACACGACTAACTTCAGACCTCGGATTGAACAGATCCGATCGGCATTGACCACACGTGTGTCGATCTGTTGCAAAACACTCAGACCTTTCTTTGTCAACacgaagttattttatttttcagtctGTGTCGCCAGATTTGTCGATGACGGTGTTGTGTTACTTCGATGTGATCATTCCACAAAACAGTTTCATTATCGAATTTAGTTTCTTTTGCTGAAACTTTATTGTATTCAACTTTCATTTCACCTTTAGCTTTGTATGTCAGATTTTTTACTATCttctgtgtttttttttattatcattgtttttaagtgtcatagattttttttgaggCTGtcatttgataattaattaagtgttaataaaagatttgCAATTACGTCAAGAGTTGGCATGCGTGTGAGAAGATCTtgataaagttttacaaaattaaatgttatttaagtaACAGGTGATGCGATGAACACGGCTTTTGGAATTAACATTAGCGAGCAGAGCATCGCGACTAGTGATGTGACTGTGGCATGTTATCGATTGTTTCGTGTGAGTGCTAACAGTGTGTCGATTTTCCGTTAGGGCTCCCACTCGCCGGGCCCGCGCGCCCTTTCGATGGGCGTTTACCCAATACAAACGATCAAGTCGCAGATTCTAGACCTGAGCGAAGTAAGACCTAAGTAGTATTAAGTCACAAATTATAAGTGTCGCTCCGTTGGTAGCTTGCGACATTATCGATGTTTAGATGCACCGCTTAACActttggtgtttttttttatttcatttatagcCTAGCTTACAAGATATCTTCGAGATTCGACGTCGTcgcttcgttttttttttcgttgttatttttatttgctattttaatCGGCCTAAAGCGTACAATGGTTGGTTCAGATTCAAATACACCTTGttttttacatgtttaattATGCTATCTTAAAAACGGCAACGTaaagtaaaatcttttaacGCAGTCTGTATCAACCATAAAGCTTgcatgaaaatttttatttttcatgtatTTAGTGCGTCATTCTATCAGTGTCTGtcaattttaatcttttctatataaattaaatatattatgtaaattaatatttacttttatatctataaGCATCAACCCTAAGACGCAaggtattttattgaatatagtggaacctggataagtaaaatttaaataggcTTCTTTCTAACCCCAGTTTCTCGCTTAGGGACGTCGTCCGTCGGTCGGACAATTACTCTCGCTTAAAGAGAATTCTCGCTTACCCAGGTTCTACTATAtatgaatttatgaaataGTTTCCATTACtatgagttttcactgcagTGACACATGTATTGAAACAATGTCATTTCTCGAGTtcgctttgaaaaaaaatatgagtcTATACAATATTGCAGTAGTCGAGTTCCACagtaagatttataacattataagtatgtgaaatgtacatttttttcacCACCAAATCTTGTATGatgtttatacatatttacttttaaaataccttaaaTCATAGAACTTTTTACTAAGATGGTTGAAAGAAGAaaagaggttttatttttaatattgtttattgttttatgatTGTGCCAAACGAAATCCTTTACTCATCCTTTATATAATAACACTAAGAAACTTCACACgacattttgaaaaacatCTAAATCATGTCTAGTTAATTTAGAAAGCTTGCATTTGTGAATCATATTCAGATATACCATTATCACATATTCCACGAAAAGTCATTTCAaaccataaataaaataaagcttttgTTTGTGGTCACGTATGTTCGACAAGTAGACACGGCATTGACATGATGTAGCTCGGTGTTCACAGAGCCCCCGCTCCTCTCACCTGGCCCTGTGGTTCCCATTCCCTAACGCGGTGTTCAAGGATCAGCGCCAGCACTCGTCTGACCTCAGACAGAAGGTTTGCCGGAATAGGGTTGATGTTATAATCACTAACTCGGGCTGTAGATGTCGCGGCGGCATTGATTGTCTATAGTTATACTCTATGCTTTTCTGTCATTACAATCTGTGGAAGTAGGCACTTAGTCTATGgttgcattttaatttgtcatagattaaACAGTATCGGCATAGTTCAGATGAGTATAGTAGtacatttgaatataattaaattttttaaatttgtggtgttaagtattttttttactttgagaAGTATTTTTGGGGATTgtgataaaagtaattttgtttgttttagttaCCTTTTGAATGTCACCgcgacaaaaaaatattaataataatttattgtagaCACTAAAAGAAACTCACCTTTCAATATTTCacagtaaaattattagatttcttgatttacttataaattctTTGCGTGGCTAGTTGTGTTAGTTTCAGTAGATACatagttaattttactatttttaaatcaataaaattatttgcactAAATAAGATAGTATCCAACTAAATTAATCACAGTTGCTTCGTAAAACTTTAGTTCAGATTTGATCGTAATTCTTTTACGTCTGTAAGCTAATCACGTCATCTACATGGAAGGCTTCTTTGGTCACTTAGGTAGATAAAGGCAGTAATAACttattatctatacatattaccATTGTTAATATTGCATGCAATTTTTGTCTGTATGAATTCTCGTGCAATCCGACTGTCTCAATGTTGTACCATAAGTATTGGACGCACTCCGCACAAGTAGATGTCGACTAATATGACACAACTAATTTTGTGTCGTCCTTTTGTCTATGTTTgtcctttttatatttcatagaatttagctattaaatcttttcttataaattccttattaattaaaattgttttttattatatgatattaatatcttaaaacattttaaattgctcGAATATAATTTAGAGTAGcttagacaattttttttgttaccatAGACTAGTATCGAATTCAGCCAATTTGTAATCTATGGTCTGATCTATGGTCGCGTGTTGCAGTTGTTCACTCTATGGTCGTGGCTGCCGGTGAGGATCACGATGTACCAGCCGGTACTGCTGTACACTACGGAAGAGCACGGCTGCTCGCTGACCACCTTTTACGTTCGTGTTGAACATCACGAACCTACGTTGCTAATGATAAAGACGTGCAATAACGAAGtgagtgtaattttttatttaaaagtatttctaAACCATTGACCAAAATCTTTGGCTTGATTTGAAATAGCTACTATATAAGCAAGGAATCCAAAATTTACCAtgttaaatgattatttaaattttattttatttaattactcgTGTATACGCATAAAACGACATTATCAATCTGCCTTTATCCCTGTGGAGGGTCgccacagtatgtactactccatACGCAGAAAACAACGTATTGGTTTAAATCacaaaggatgggaaggggaaggggatttgacggaggaggaaatgtaaagaggaaatattatattctggTTGTCCCTTATTCCGTCGATTAGAGGTCAATTGGCAgaggtcgcttcgctatttcggcgaattcaggtggccgtttgctcgtttgccatcttattatgtaaaaacgaCGTAACTGTTTTAGGTGTTTGGTGCGTATTGTTCTACGCGATGGTTCGAACGCAACCAGAAGGACGAGCGCGGCAACAGACAGGCGTACTTCGGTACAGGAGAGACATTCCTCTTCAGGTAAAGTATCACAGTTCTTCTGTTGTTACAGGATGTCTATGTCTGACGACACACTCAATATTTCAGCTACTATAACCCGCTATATTGCTTGGTTAACGCCTATTATACTGACCGAATCGCCGCGACGTAACCGCGGTGATCACACGTGGATCACTA
Proteins encoded in this window:
- the LOC106714258 gene encoding GTPase-activating protein skywalker isoform X1; protein product: MPSAMLSAVLEEEPDLYEAFPPHVDPTGITILTDSPPGKKAPLKTYEEVQPLLQQGRKRDLKLVIRENSWPINSPVRAALWPALCRQHQHGKSMLDGFYWDMVTQVFGTVELPDKPIMLPPFVEATHCLGYHLTRKGRAVADRVVSVLGYACPDITYSPSLYPITAALLHFMPEEECYHCMASLVASKEKMFITQTKLHNEVTWKTVMQIAKKHAKSAAQQLSRLSGAIGPERIYADWQWWILAALPFPHLVRVLDCFFNEGIKVFYRVALAILILFHKHCANTSSEWYAEASKSGVDHAIDKFCRNMPASPTKLLRTAFSIRALSSQYISRVFIKTEMTLKSKQVITGSRLVRSRSSDNLPTSQSQVNIQMMSHTLTIREGSHSPGPRALSMGVYPIQTIKSQILDLSELFTLWSWLPVRITMYQPVLLYTTEEHGCSLTTFYVRVEHHEPTLLMIKTCNNEVFGAYCSTRWFERNQKDERGNRQAYFGTGETFLFSLYPERAKYPWVGCSANAVGAGAEGKGEEHRVAHGSELFMAADSKMITIGGGDGQAIWMDENIRFGKTDRCSTFNNPPLCPSGDFEIRVLEVYGFSGA
- the LOC106714258 gene encoding GTPase-activating protein skywalker isoform X2; translation: MPSAMLSAVLEEEPDLYEAFPPHVDPTGITILTDSPPGKKAPLKTYEEVQPLLQQGRKRDLKLVIRENSWPINSPVRAALWPALCRQHQHGKSMLDGFYWDMVTQVFGTVELPDKPIMLPPFVEATHCLGYHLTRKGRAVADRVVSVLGYACPDITYSPSLYPITAALLHFMPEEECYHCMASLVASKEKMFITQTKLHNEVTWKTVMQIAKKHASAAQQLSRLSGAIGPERIYADWQWWILAALPFPHLVRVLDCFFNEGIKVFYRVALAILILFHKHCANTSSEWYAEASKSGVDHAIDKFCRNMPASPTKLLRTAFSIRALSSQYISRVFIKTEMTLKSKQVITGSRLVRSRSSDNLPTSQSQVNIQMMSHTLTIREGSHSPGPRALSMGVYPIQTIKSQILDLSELFTLWSWLPVRITMYQPVLLYTTEEHGCSLTTFYVRVEHHEPTLLMIKTCNNEVFGAYCSTRWFERNQKDERGNRQAYFGTGETFLFSLYPERAKYPWVGCSANAVGAGAEGKGEEHRVAHGSELFMAADSKMITIGGGDGQAIWMDENIRFGKTDRCSTFNNPPLCPSGDFEIRVLEVYGFSGA
- the LOC106714258 gene encoding GTPase-activating protein skywalker isoform X5, producing the protein MPSAMLSAVLEEEPDLYEAFPPHVDPTGITILTDSPPGKKAPLKTYEEVQPLLQQGRKRDLKLVIRENSWPINSPVRAALWPALCRQHQHGKSMLDGFYWDMVTQVFGTVELPDKPIMLPPFVEATHCLGYHLTRKGRAVADRVVSVLGYACPDITYSPSLYPITAALLHFMPEEECYHCMASLVASKEKMFITQTKLHNEVTWKTVMQIAKKHAKSAAQQLSRLSGAIGPERIYADWQWWILAALPFPHLVRVLDCFFNEGIKVFYRVALAILILFHKHCANTSSEWYAEASKSGVDHAIDKFCRNMPASPTKLLRTAFSIRALSSQYISRVFIKTEMTLKSKQVITGSRLVRSRSSDNLPTSQSQVNIQMMSHTLTIRELFTLWSWLPVRITMYQPVLLYTTEEHGCSLTTFYVRVEHHEPTLLMIKTCNNEVFGAYCSTRWFERNQKDERGNRQAYFGTGETFLFSLYPERAKYPWVGCSANAVGAGAEGKGEEHRVAHGSELFMAADSKMITIGGGDGQAIWMDENIRFGKTDRCSTFNNPPLCPSGDFEIRVLEVYGFSGA
- the LOC106714258 gene encoding GTPase-activating protein skywalker isoform X3 is translated as MPSAMLSAVLEEEPDLYEAFPPHVDPTGITILTDSPPGKKAPLKTYEEVQPLLQQGRKRDLKLVIRENSWPINSPVRAALWPALCRQHQHGKSMLDGFYWDMVTQVFGTVELPDKPIMLPPFVEATHCLGYHLTRKGRAVADRVVSVLGYACPDITYSPSLYPITAALLHFMPEEECYHCMASLVASKEKMFITQTKLHNEVTWKTVMQIAKKHAKSAAQQLSRLSGAIGPERIYADWQWWILAALPFPHLVRVLDCFFNEGIKVFYRVALAILILFHKHCANTSSEWYAEASKSGVDHAIDKFCRNMPASPTKLLRTAFSIRALSSQYISRVFIKTEMTLKSKQVITGSRLVRSRSSDNLPTSQSQVNIQMMSHTLTIREGSHSPGPRALSMGVYPIQTIKSQILDLSELFTLWSWLPVRITMYQPVLLYTTEEHGCSLTTFYVRVEHHEPTLLMIKTCNNEVFGAYCSTRWFERNQKDERGNRQAYFGTGETFLFSLHPVRAKYPWVGCLQETEGDGEKTSHANSLFMAADNTMITIGGGDGQAIWMDENIRFGKTDRCSTFNNPPLCPSGDFEIRVLEVYGFSGA
- the LOC106714258 gene encoding GTPase-activating protein skywalker isoform X6, yielding MPSAMLSAVLEEEPDLYEAFPPHVDPTGITILTDSPPGKKAPLKTYEEVQPLLQQGRKRDLKLVIRENSWPINSPVRAALWPALCRQHQHGKSMLDGFYWDMVTQVFGTVELPDKPIMLPPFVEATHCLGYHLTRKGRAVADRVVSVLGYACPDITYSPSLYPITAALLHFMPEEECYHCMASLVASKEKMFITQTKLHNEVTWKTVMQIAKKHAKSAAQQLSRLSGAIGPERIYADWQWWILAALPFPHLVRVLDCFFNEGIKVFYRVALAILILFHKHCANTSSEWYAEASKSGVDHAIDKFCRNMPASPTKLLRTAFSIRALSSQYISRVFIKTEMTLKSKQVITGSRLVRSRSSDNLPTSQSQVNIQMMSHTLTIRERMSEETCKQMGSHSPGPRALSMGVYPIQTIKSQILDLSELFTLWSWLPVRITMYQPVLLYTTEEHGCSLTTFYVRVEHHEPTLLMIKTCNNEVFGAYCSTRWFERNQKDERGNRQAYFGTGETFLFSLYPERAKYPWVGCSANAVGAGAEGKGEEHRVAHGSELFMAADSKMITIGGGDGQAIWMDENIRFGKTDRCSTFNNPPLCPSGDFEIRVLEVYGFSGA
- the LOC106714258 gene encoding GTPase-activating protein skywalker isoform X4, which codes for MPSAMLSAVLEEEPDLYEAFPPHVDPTGITILTDSPPGKKAPLKTYEEVQPLLQQGRKRDLKLVIRENSWPINSPVRAALWPALCRQHQHGKSMLDGFYWDMVTQVFGTVELPDKPIMLPPFVEATHCLGYHLTRKGRAVADRVVSVLGYACPDITYSPSLYPITAALLHFMPEEECYHCMASLVASKEKMFITQTKLHNEVTWKTVMQIAKKHAKSAAQQLSRLSGAIGPERIYADWQWWILAALPFPHLVRVLDCFFNEGIKVFYRVALAILILFHKHCANTSSEWYAEASKSGVDHAIDKFCRNMPASPTKLLRTAFSIRALSSQYISRVFIKTEMTLKSKQVITGSRLVRSRSSDNLPTSQSQVNIQMMSHTLTIRERMSEETCKQMLFTLWSWLPVRITMYQPVLLYTTEEHGCSLTTFYVRVEHHEPTLLMIKTCNNEVFGAYCSTRWFERNQKDERGNRQAYFGTGETFLFSLYPERAKYPWVGCSANAVGAGAEGKGEEHRVAHGSELFMAADSKMITIGGGDGQAIWMDENIRFGKTDRCSTFNNPPLCPSGDFEIRVLEVYGFSGA